From the genome of Lotus japonicus ecotype B-129 chromosome 6, LjGifu_v1.2, one region includes:
- the LOC130725523 gene encoding rop guanine nucleotide exchange factor 12-like, whose product MEQMKERFVKLLLGEDMSSGGKGVSSALALSSAFPNLAAAVFCEQKCLEPMLPERKARWRKEIDWLLSVTDYVVEMVHTQQKSKDGSSMEIKTMRQQTDLHMNIPALRKLDNMLIIKTVQREKMMTSATPKVPAEGLSDAVRRFLQYQKDFMNQVLKEAMAINAQTLLEMEIPESYIEPLPKNSVYIQQSCVSPSSV is encoded by the exons ATGGAACAAATGAAGGAGAGATTTGTTAAATTGCTATTGGGGGAGGATATGTCTAGTGGAGGAAAGGGTGTTTCATCAGCTCTGGCACTGTCAAGTGCATTCCCAAACCTTGCTG CTGCTGTTTTTTGTGAACAAAAGTGCCTAGAGCCGATGCTTCCCGAGAGGAAAGCCAGATGGAGAAAGGAAATCGATTGGCTTCTATCAGTGACAGATTATGTTGTTGAGATGGTTCATACTCAACAAAAATCAAAAGATGGATCCAGCATGGAG ATTAAGACTATGCGACAACAAACGGATCTCCATATGAATATCCCTGCCTTAAGAAAGCTTGACAACATGCTTATT ATAAAGACAGttcaaagagaaaaaatgatgaCAAGTGCTACACCTAAGGTTCCTGCAGAGGGTTTATCTGATGCGGTGAGAAGGTTTCTGCAGTATCAAAAAGATTTTATGAATCAAGTACTTAAAGAAGCGATGGCCATAAATGCACAAACCCTATTGGAGATGGAGATCCCTGAAAGCTATATTGAACCCCTACCCAAG AACTCTGTTTATATACAACAGAGTTGTGTGTCGCCAAGTAGTGTTTAG